One genomic region from Apodemus sylvaticus chromosome 1, mApoSyl1.1, whole genome shotgun sequence encodes:
- the LOC127676333 gene encoding olfactory receptor 5-like isoform X1, translated as MLLCSPQMETSLELANMTRVHQFVLLGFPTRLGIRDALFVIFLTLYLLTLLENTLIIYLVCSHSELHKPMYFFLGNLSCLEMCYVSVTMPTLLMGLWTGPYHISFVTCMTQLFFFVSLICTECTLLASMAYDRYVAICCPLHYPLLMRPQVCLGLALSSWLGGLVVSAIKTKCIASLTYCGPDVLNQFFCDVSPLLNLSCTHVALTELVDFISAIVIFCGTLLVSLASYSAIGMTVLRMPSAAARRKAFSTCASHLVVVGIFYSAALFIYCRPSRIKSMDLNKVLSVIYTVVTPLCNPVIYCLRNKEVHTVLRKTLHWP; from the coding sequence ATGCTACTTTGCTCTCCACAGATGGAGACATCACTTGAGTTGGCCAACATGACCAGAGTCCATCAATTCGTGCTGTTAGGTTTTCCTACAAGGCTGGGCATAAGGGATGCCTTGTTTGTCATCTTCCTGACTCTCTACCTGCTGACACTCCTGGAGAACACACTCATCATCTACCTCGTCTGCAGCCACAGCGAGCTCCACAAGCCCATGTACTTCTTTCTGGGCAACCTCAGCTGCCTGGAGATGTGCTATGTGTCGGTCACCATGCCCACCCTGCTCATGGGGCTGTGGACGGGGCCCTATCACATATCCTTTGTAACTTGCATGACGCAACtcttcttctttgtctctctcatcTGCACAGAATGcactctcctggcctccatggctTATGACCGCTATGTAGCCATCTGCTGCCCACTACACTACCCACTGCTCATGAGGccccaggtctgcctgggcttAGCCTTGTCTTCATGGCTGGGTGGCCTGGTAGTCTCAGCAATAAAGACAAAATGCATTGCAAGCCTGACCTACTGTGGTCCCGATGTCCTCAACCAATTTTTCTGTGATGTCTCCCCTCTGCTCAATTTGTCCTGTACCCATGTGGCCCTCACAGAGCTGGTAGACTTCATCTCAGCCATTGTCATCTTCTGTGGAACACTCCTGGTGTCTCTAGCCTCCTACTCAGCAATCGGGATGACTGTGCTCCGCATGCCATCAGCCGCTGCCCGGCGCAAGGCCTTCTCCACCTGCGCCTCCCACCTGGTGGTGGTGGGCATCTTCTACTCAGCAGCTCTCTTCATCTACTGCCGCCCCAGCCGCATCAAGTCCATGGACCTCAACAAGGTGCTGTCTGTCATCTACACGGTGGTCACCCCTCTCTGCAACCCTGTCATCTACTGTCTGCGGAATAAGGAGGTCCACACTGTGCTGAGGAAGACTCTTCATTGGCCTTGA
- the LOC127684152 gene encoding olfactory receptor 5-like — protein sequence MERNLELANMTRVQHFILLGLSTKLDIRDALFAVFLTLYLLTLLENTLIIYLICSHSELHKPMYFFLGNLSCLEMCYVSVTMPTLLVGLWTGPYRISFTLCMTQLFFFIVLICTECTLLASMAYDRYVAICRPLHYPLLMRPQVCLGLALSSWLGGLIVSVAKTTCIASLSYCGPNVLNQFFCDVSPLLNLSCTHVALTELVDFISAIVIFCGTLLVSLASYSAIGMAVLRMPSAAIRRKAFSTCASHLVVVGIFYSAALFIYCRPSRIKSMDLNKVLSVIYTVVTPLCNPVIYCLRNKEVHTVLQKTFHWP from the coding sequence ATGGAGAGGAACCTGGAGTTGGCCAACATGACCAGGGTTCAGCACTTCATCTTGCTGGGATTGTCCACTAAGCTGGACATAAGGGATGCCCTGTTTGCTGTCTTCCTGACTCTCTACCTGCTGACACTCCTGGAGAACACACTCATCATCTACCTCATCTGCAGTCACAGCGAGCTCCACAagcccatgtacttcttcctgggCAACCTCAGCTGCTTGGAGATGTGCTATGTGTCGGTCACCATGCCCACCCTACTTGTGGGTCTATGGACGGGGCCCTACCGTATTTCCTTCACACTCTGCATGACACAACTCTTCTTCTTCATAGTCCTCATCTGCACAGAGTGCACCCTCTTGGCTTCCATggcttatgaccgctatgtggccatctgccgtCCACTGCACTACCCACTGCTCATGAGGCCCCAAGTATGTTTGGGCTTAGCCTTGTCTTCATGGCTGGGTGGGCTGATTGTCTCAGTGGCCAAAACAACATGCATTGCCAGTCTGTCTTACTGTGGTCCCAATGTCCTCAACCAATTTTTCTGTGATGTCTCCCCTCTGCTCAATTTGTCATGTACCCATGTGGCCCTCACAGAGCTGGTAGACTTCATCTCAGCCATTGTCATCTTCTGTGGAACACTCCTGGTGTCTCTAGCCTCCTACTCAGCAATCGGGATGGCTGTGCTCCGCATGCCATCAGCCGCTATCCGGCGCAAGGCCTTCTCCACCTGCGCCTCCCACCTGGTGGTGGTGGGCATCTTCTACTCAGCAGCTCTCTTCATCTACTGCCGCCCCAGCCGCATCAAGTCCATGGACCTCAACAAGGTGCTGTCTGTCATCTACACGGTGGTCACCCCTCTCTGCAACCCTGTCATCTACTGTCTGCGGAATAAGGAGGTCCACACTGTCCTACAGAAGACCTTCCACTGGCCTTGA